The genomic window TCACGATGGACATGAGCGGGGTCGCCAAGGGCGCCGGCAAGTCCGTCACGTCCTACTCCGCCTTCGGCGATCCCGTCGCCGTCACGGCCCCGGCCGCCGGCGAGACCATGGAGATGCCCGCCGCCGACATCAAGAAAATGGGCGGCTGACACTTCTGACAAAGGCGCCCCAGGTGATGGGGCGCCTTTTCGGTCAGTCCGGGAGCAGGGCTCGCAGTGCGGGTTCGGCCAGATCGAAATCAACTTCCGGCACGCCCAGTACGCTGCTGTAGACCACCGATTCCATCAGCCGCACATAAAGGAACGCCCGAAGTCGCAGTTCGTCCGGATCAGCGGTGACACCCGACTCGTGGAAGATCTCCAGTTGCGCGTCGACCGCCCGGTGGTGCACGTCGGTCGCGGTGGTGAGCAGCACCCGCGCCGCGGTCTGCGGTTCCGCGGCCACGAACTGTCTCAGCTGCTGGGCCCCGGT from Actinoplanes derwentensis includes these protein-coding regions:
- a CDS encoding QsdR family transcriptional regulator produces the protein MHYLKHSTIDMDLLASEMVISRATLYRAAGSRDALFGEVFWAIGRIFLAEAAGEATGTGADRVLFLSRAFAEMVTGAQQLRQFVAAEPQTAARVLLTTATDVHHRAVDAQLEIFHESGVTADPDELRLRAFLYVRLMESVVYSSVLGVPEVDFDLAEPALRALLPD